The Paenibacillus beijingensis nucleotide sequence TTCGTCTGGAACGTGTCGCGGAAGCCGACCATCCCGGTCGGAAGCGTGCGCAGCGAATCTTTGTTCAGAAAGAAGTTGGCCAAAAGAAATTCATTCCAGTTGCCCAAGAAATTGATGATAAATACCGTTACCAGGGCCGGAACGGTTAGAGGTAATACAATTCTAGCAAACAAACCGGCCGAACTCAATCCGTCCATGACGGCCGCTTCCTCCAGTTCCCCGGGTATGGCGCGCATGAAAGCGGCGATCAGCAGCACGCTCATCGGCACGGCGCCCGCGACATACGGAAGGAACAGCGCCCAGTGCGTGTTCAATATATGCAGATCGCGCACAAGCAAATATTGGGAAATGAACAGCGCATTGCCTGGAATAAGCATGCCGATCAGCACAAATTGGGTCAGCAGCTTGCTGGAGCGGCCAAACCGCATGCGCGTGATCGCAAACGCCATCGCTGCGGCGATAAGCACGCCGCTTACGGCGGCAGTGGTGGACAAGTAAAGGCTGTTCCAGAAGTAGACGCTTATTTTGGCGTTCACCCACGCGTTGACGTAGTTTTCGAACTTCATTTCAAACGGAAAACCCCACGGATTTTCCGCGATTGCCTGATTGCTTTCCTTAAGCGACGAAAAGACGACGAAT carries:
- a CDS encoding carbohydrate ABC transporter permease, with protein sequence MPAALKKGIPHLLLIAYVVAVLYPFVFVVFSSLKESNQAIAENPWGFPFEMKFENYVNAWVNAKISVYFWNSLYLSTTAAVSGVLIAAAMAFAITRMRFGRSSKLLTQFVLIGMLIPGNALFISQYLLVRDLHILNTHWALFLPYVAGAVPMSVLLIAAFMRAIPGELEEAAVMDGLSSAGLFARIVLPLTVPALVTVFIINFLGNWNEFLLANFFLNKDSLRTLPTGMVGFRDTFQTNYAQMCTGIVYSVVPVLIIYAFLQEKIIEGLTAGGVKG